The proteins below come from a single Actinomycetota bacterium genomic window:
- a CDS encoding ISL3 family transposase, protein MLHHYVERARAARCDEAVRQVGIDETSSRRGQDYISLFVDLAVPRVLYATEGRDHTTVERFAADLAAHGGDPEKITDACCDMSPAYILGIETSLQNAEITFDRYHLAQLLSKAIDSVRREEAPSREELRRSRYLWLKRPEKLTDHQRADLAWLRVRDRGLRTARAYRWRLAFDAFFDQPPALAEDYLDRWYRGAIRSRLEPIKDFAYTVGEHWDGVLRWHITRISNGVLEGINSLVQAAKRRARGYRTATNLIAMTYLIAGKLDMASAHTK, encoded by the coding sequence GTGCTGCACCACTACGTGGAGCGTGCCCGGGCAGCGCGATGCGACGAGGCCGTCCGGCAGGTGGGGATCGACGAGACCTCCTCGCGCCGGGGACAGGACTACATCAGCCTGTTCGTCGACCTCGCGGTGCCGAGGGTCCTGTACGCCACAGAGGGCCGCGACCACACCACTGTGGAGCGCTTCGCCGCCGACCTCGCCGCCCACGGGGGGGATCCGGAGAAGATCACCGACGCCTGCTGCGACATGAGCCCCGCCTACATCCTCGGGATCGAGACCTCGCTTCAGAACGCCGAGATCACCTTCGACCGCTACCACCTGGCCCAGCTCCTGTCGAAGGCCATCGACTCCGTCCGCCGCGAGGAGGCTCCCTCCCGTGAGGAGCTCCGCCGGTCGAGGTACCTGTGGCTGAAGCGTCCGGAGAAGCTCACCGATCACCAGCGGGCCGATCTCGCCTGGCTCAGAGTCCGCGACCGCGGCCTGCGCACGGCCCGGGCCTACCGGTGGCGCCTCGCCTTCGACGCGTTCTTCGACCAGCCCCCGGCACTCGCCGAGGACTATCTCGACCGGTGGTACCGCGGCGCCATCCGCAGCCGGCTCGAGCCCATCAAGGACTTCGCCTACACTGTGGGCGAGCACTGGGACGGCGTCCTGCGCTGGCACATCACGAGGATCTCCAACGGCGTGCTCGAGGGGATCAACTCCCTCGTCCAGGCGGCAAAGCGGCGGGCCCGCGGGTACCGCACCGCGACGAACCTCATCGCCATGACCTACCTCATCGCCGGGAAGCTCGACATGGCGTCAGCCCACACGAAGTAG